One genomic segment of Hevea brasiliensis isolate MT/VB/25A 57/8 chromosome 3, ASM3005281v1, whole genome shotgun sequence includes these proteins:
- the LOC110642622 gene encoding GATA transcription factor 4, giving the protein MADDMSDLPDLALDHYKKSTQSQLCIPQDPLADLEWFPSFSNDFISLPDLFLTPEKETLHCNRSPAGFQMTEEKTTLEKPEGSKTRVGFPNEKQSKGVVMMKKKRRCSHCQTDKTPQWRMGPMGQKTLCNACGVRYKSGRLVPEYRPAASPTFNGLCHSNFHSKILRRKGINY; this is encoded by the coding sequence ATGGCGGATGATATGAGCGACCTACCAGACCTTGCTTTGGATCACTACAAAAAGAGCACACAGAGCCAACTCTGTATACCTCAAGATCCATTAGCGGACCTGGAATGGTTTCCCAGTTTCTCCAACGATTTCATCTCTTTGCCTGATTTGTTTTTAACCCCAGAAAAAGAAACCCTGCATTGTAACCGCTCTCCGGCTGGTTTTCAGATGACTGAAGAGAAAACTACACTTGAGAAACCAGAAGGAAGTAAGACTCGTGTAGGCTTCCCCAATGAGAAACAGAGCAAAGGTGTGgtgatgatgaagaagaagagaaggtgcAGTCATTGCCAAACTGATAAAACGCCGCAATGGAGAATGGGGCCGATGGGGCAGAAAACGCTGTGTAATGCTTGTGGTGTAAGGTACAAGTCGGGAAGGCTGGTGCCGGAGTACCGGCCTGCTGCTAGCCCTACCTTCAATGGTCTCTGCCACTCCAATTTTCATAGCAAAATATTGAGAAGGAAGGGAATTAATTATTGA